Part of the Drosophila santomea strain STO CAGO 1482 chromosome 2L, Prin_Dsan_1.1, whole genome shotgun sequence genome is shown below.
CTGCCCGTTGGCTGTAACTAAGCCGAGTTCGAGGGTGGACTACATTACACAAGATAGTAAAGTAACCCATTTCTAAACTGCCTAGGAAATACAAACCTATTCGATGTGATACAGTTTTGGTGTATCCATAGGCTTGAGGAACAATATGAGCAATATCGACAAGCGAACCAATTAGCAGCCACCTAATTAGCCAACACGAGTATCTTTGGCATCTTGACAGTCGCATGCGGATTCACCTGCTGATTTTATTCgaaacccaatcccaattcaAGTGCAATGTTTATGATAATGCTAAGTTATTGCCTTTTGGCACACTGGCGTCACTAGTCAAGTTTAAACAACCATTTGTTTTTAAGTCGGTTTCCAGGCAGATTTCCCAAATTAGCAACTCGATTTGGTAGTGAGGAGTCGTGCTAATTGCCGCTTGATAATGGCTTCGCTGGTCCTTGGCGGGGGGAGTACTCCATCCAAAGGCGGCGGGCAGAAAAAGTGGAATTTTTTTCAAACTAATACGCTCCGATTCTGATTTGATCGCATACCTATCTATATCTCATTTAGACCCCCTGCTGCAACAAGTTCTACAAGTGCCGATTTTGCCACGACGAGAACGAGACGCACCACTTCGATCGCAAAACGCTCACCGAACTAATATGCTCCGAGTGCAATACGCGGCAAACGGTGCGGGAGCAGTGTGTGAATTGCGGAGTGCGATTTGGCAAGGTAAGACATCTAtctatatttctatatatatctatatatccTAGCCTAGTTCTAGTAATATCATTTGGCTGTGATTTCAGTACACCTGTCTGATATGCAACCTCTTCGACGATGCGGACAAGCAGCAGTACCACTGTCACGGATGTGGGATTTGTCGCATTGGCGGCGCCGAGAACTTCTTCCACTGCGAGGTGTGCAACATGTGCCTGCCAATTCAGCTGAAGATCGATGGCCACCGGGTGAGTTGGAACTTGATTTGGCACTCCATTTTGGCCTGTTTGTGGGAATGGTGACCTCCGCGTTTCGAAAGCAAATCAAAGAAACAGCCAGCTGGCTGgcatattaattttttgtcaaTTCATTACCGAAACCGGTTGCCTAATTGCTATACATAACGATCTGAGATCTGTGATCTGCGATCCAGTTGAGTGGATATGAATGTCAAATGTGTTGAAGGAATAACTTCGTTAATTGGCAGCAGCATATGGACACACATTTCAGGCACCGAAATGGACCAATGATAAAACCTTATTAATTGTCTGTCTATTTCGCTGCAGTGCGTGGAGAACATCTCGCGATCCCACTGCCCCGTGTGCCTGGGCGACATCCACACCTCGCGCATACCCTGCCACATTCCCGACTGCGGCCACCTGCTCCACAAGATGTGCTTCGACCAGCTGCTGGCCTCCGGCCACTACACCTGTCCCACCTGCCAGACCTCGCTGATCGACATGACGGCGCTGTGGGAGTACCTGGACGACCAGGCGGAGCGCATGCCGGTGCCCCTGAAGTACGAGAATCAGCGGGTGCACATATTCTGCAACGATTGTCACAAGGCACGACTATACAATGCTTATATAAATGGCTCTTACCAACTCTTACCAACTTCATGTTACAGACTTCAAAAACCAAATTCCATTTCATCGGACTCAAATGCGTCCATTGCGGCGCGTACAACACAACGCAGGATGTTAAGCGCCGCCTGTCCCTGGTCACCGATGAGCCATCCTCGGCGTGATATCCACatcagcatccgcatccataTTCGCATCAGCAACAGGAAACCTCTTGCCATGCTACCCACATCTGAAGACACTGATTTGTTAGCTCAAGACAACACAACTGAAATCGAAACGCATTGAATTTAGATCAAGTTCGAGCTGGTATCGAATATAAACCttacaaaaacacaaacaaaaggcTCACTAAATGAATTGGACGTGCTCCGAAACCCCAGTAGATCTGAAAGCAATCAATTAAGTTTAATGCAAATAGTTAGTTTCAATCGTAATAGGCATTTAAAAAGCATTATACCTTAATTGGCTTTTTAAACCTATTGGGGATTCCAGCACaccattattttattttatacacaATTCACACATTGgtaaattcaaattttcaCTCGAATTTTAAGTATTctaattttgcaaaaattattttgtgtaAATCTCGAATTTCTCTGTACACATTGAAAACTCCGTtaccacaaataaaaaagtaagCGTACAAAAAGCAATCTTTAGTGTATTTCCTTTTATATAATTAAGAATTCCTATAATTAAGAATTGAATGATCATATCGTGATTTAGTAATTATATAACTTTTGACTCCATTATCATTGGCTTTggttaaaatatataactataaTTATCTTTTTTTAAGCAACTTTTAAGCATCTAAGTCTAGATTTTGCTCATATTAATATCATCACCTTCCCCAAAAGAAGTTCGGATGGAAGCGGGTAGAAGGCGTAACAAGACCACTTTGTACATAATTAAATTGGTGACTTATGTAGAGAACAACATCTCTCTGACGGAAATTCGTTTGATCATCATAACATACAATTTTCAGGAAgagcttttccattttcttccACAGAATATCTATTGGAAAACTCAAAGGAAGTTTTGTTTGAATTGAAACTACCAATTAGGAGTGCTGTTGCCGACAAACTGCTCACTCTACTGCGCCTTCTCATTCTCTACTGAGGCGGCGATTCCGTCTCCGCCAGCGGCTTTCTCTGCCGCGCGATTCTTTCTTCGTTCGGCCGCTTTCTTCTGACTGGTAAGGTAAAACCCTAACGCTGTCATCACCGCCCAACTGACGTATCCAATGTGATAGACCGAGCCATAGAACCGCCAGATTTTGCCAAAGGAGGAGAGCAGGAAGGCCTCGCCCAAGTAACTGAAGGCGAACCACTTGAAGATCCAGAAGATAACATCGATTACCCGGCGGCTAGTGCCGGTGGCAGTTCTGCGCACCAGCTTATCCCACATGTCCTCCAGGGAAACGTAGAAGGGTGCGCCCATGATGCAGAAGTAGTGTCCCGGTCGGAATCCGTGCCAGTAGGCAGAGCACAACAAAGTGGCGCCAGTCCTATGAATATCACAAAAGCGAATTAGTTAGGGGAACATTAGCAAAGCTTATAGTTTAGGTAACTACTAGGAATACCTGCCAACCCTGCGATCAGTAGCAAAGGGAAAGAACAACAACGACAATAGTAATACGAGAAGCAAGCagtaaaacaacaaaaactacaATTCTATGAAATAAGTTAACAATTAAACTTCGACGTGAAGTAATGAACTGATTAAGTTTCATAGAATAACCATACTGTAAAACGCACCTGTATTTCTTGCTGGGGAAGAGCTTGTACACATTGACAGCCAACCAATACTGGACGCAGACATTCCAGTGCTTCATGCCCTCGCGGAAAGTCCAGCATCTCTCCACCTCCAGTACCCTGGTGTTCACGATCGTTGTGAAGTTGTAGGTGTGCTTCTCGGCGTCCCGCTTTAGGTGCTGATAGCGTTTCCGCGGCCCCTCGCCATTGTTGGGATCCGACTCATCCGGATAGGCTCCAAAGCCGGCCATTGTGCAGACACATTCGCTGAGGGTCAGTCCGGTGTAGATGCGAGCTCGGAATGTGAAGAACGTGGGCCACACGTACAACAAGCGGTACACAAAGGAGCGATCATTGAAGAACTCATCACTCAATGCATACTGAAATGTAGTCAATTTAGTTATGTTTGGCGCTGTGCTTAAGCACTCACATCCAGTGGCCACATGTAGTTGGTTGCCAGGTATAATGCGCCGTAGAAGACAGCGTATTTGAGCTTCTCCAGGGTGGCTTCAACACTTGGCGCGTGGGTCTTGAACGGCATCTCAAAGTAGTCCCTGTATGTGCGATACCTATAATAGGGACCTGCAATCAA
Proteins encoded:
- the LOC120452410 gene encoding lysophospholipid acyltransferase 7 → MSIDDVIYVICLLACIGAGSYVKKIADEGQRKLVSTALGVIVVVIVSGLHSLHCFVSLALGTAAVLLVHPSKGHLVTFAVMFGYLVFFRIFDFYLGIPGHTNMIQMILTLKVSGIAFEKTAAWKRLQARDEQKKNDQRDVNQESQIEITDYDVELQTLSAAEILHYSFNYIGVLTGPYYRYRTYRDYFEMPFKTHAPSVEATLEKLKYAVFYGALYLATNYMWPLDYALSDEFFNDRSFVYRLLYVWPTFFTFRARIYTGLTLSECVCTMAGFGAYPDESDPNNGEGPRKRYQHLKRDAEKHTYNFTTIVNTRVLEVERCWTFREGMKHWNVCVQYWLAVNVYKLFPSKKYRTGATLLCSAYWHGFRPGHYFCIMGAPFYVSLEDMWDKLVRRTATGTSRRVIDVIFWIFKWFAFSYLGEAFLLSSFGKIWRFYGSVYHIGYVSWAVMTALGFYLTSQKKAAERRKNRAAEKAAGGDGIAASVENEKAQ
- the LOC120452222 gene encoding RING finger and CHY zinc finger domain-containing protein 1 isoform X2; amino-acid sequence: MKNRQRTRRISLNENHNKYMGSAGIDVQIVTNTKEPNQVNLNSSSKLLATTATTTSAEAALPASLPLAPIAQQQTHPHLHPHPNPHLHQQYQQHQLIIPPSTMTGKYHPAHAKLRRCKSTPSLNCDAMAEEPMEENEHHRISPCSRNPALEAQQMQQHAAQPSRISSSDGSCNSNKCSSNININISGAQPTTPDSLRFGCAHYKRRAMFVTPCCNKFYKCRFCHDENETHHFDRKTLTELICSECNTRQTVREQCVNCGVRFGKYTCLICNLFDDADKQQYHCHGCGICRIGGAENFFHCEVCNMCLPIQLKIDGHRCVENISRSHCPVCLGDIHTSRIPCHIPDCGHLLHKMCFDQLLASGHYTCPTCQTSLIDMTALWEYLDDQAERMPVPLKYENQRVHIFCNDCHKTSKTKFHFIGLKCVHCGAYNTTQDVKRRLSLVTDEPSSA